The following are encoded in a window of Nitrospinota bacterium genomic DNA:
- a CDS encoding NADH-quinone oxidoreductase subunit M, whose protein sequence is MPDEFKEQNYSSNQQFWFFLAFFLAFAIKMPMVPFHTWLPDAHSEAPTAGSVILAGVLLKMGGYGFLRFCLPMFPEASANFAPYILWLSVIGIIYGGYLALAQSDLKKLVAYSSVSHMGFVTLGIFVFNSQGIQGAVLQMFNHGITTAALFICIGVLYDRTHSREISDYGGLHKRMPRFVALFFLFSVAAFGLPGTCNFIGEFLVLVGTSYVSFAMVLISMGGILLAASYMLWMLQRVALGESSTEFAKVLPDLSNRELATLIPLALLVLGIGLYPGPLMEMMDVSVIQLIQQTTGLQGAEVPQLQLRP, encoded by the coding sequence CTGCCTGACGAATTTAAGGAACAAAATTATTCTTCCAACCAGCAATTCTGGTTTTTCCTGGCGTTCTTTCTGGCTTTTGCCATAAAAATGCCCATGGTTCCCTTTCATACGTGGCTCCCCGACGCGCACTCCGAAGCCCCTACGGCTGGCAGTGTGATTTTGGCTGGAGTGCTGTTGAAAATGGGAGGTTATGGATTTTTGCGTTTTTGTTTGCCGATGTTTCCAGAGGCTTCGGCGAATTTTGCCCCATATATTTTGTGGTTATCGGTCATAGGCATTATCTATGGCGGGTATCTGGCCTTGGCGCAGTCAGATCTTAAAAAGCTCGTGGCCTATTCTTCAGTTTCCCACATGGGTTTTGTTACTCTGGGAATTTTTGTGTTCAATAGTCAAGGTATTCAGGGGGCCGTCTTGCAAATGTTTAATCACGGGATCACGACTGCGGCCTTATTTATTTGTATTGGAGTATTGTACGACCGCACACACAGTCGAGAGATTTCTGACTACGGCGGATTGCATAAACGCATGCCAAGATTTGTCGCATTGTTCTTTTTGTTTTCAGTCGCCGCCTTTGGGCTACCAGGCACCTGTAATTTCATTGGAGAATTTTTAGTCTTAGTTGGAACTTCCTATGTCAGCTTTGCCATGGTTCTTATCTCGATGGGCGGTATTCTTTTAGCTGCCTCATATATGTTGTGGATGCTCCAAAGGGTGGCGTTGGGAGAATCATCGACAGAATTCGCCAAAGTGCTCCCGGATTTATCAAATCGGGAATTGGCAACGCTCATTCCATTGGCACTCCTCGTATTGGGTATTGGATTGTATCCCGGACCATTGATGGAGATGATGGATGTGAGTGTGATTCAACTCATCCAACAAACCACAGGACTGCAAGGTGCTGAAGTGCCTCAGCTTCAACTCAGGCCTTAA
- the clpB gene encoding ATP-dependent chaperone ClpB: protein MRFDRMTIKLQEALTASQSLAEKENQQAIECEHLLLCLLQDVEGIGTALVKKVGVEPGRLVKELEAGRNAFPRVTGSSSQVYVSPALKQVIEKGFEEARQMKDEFLSAEHVFLAVAQDSKSSAGKIFKSLGLSRDALLQALITIRGSQRVTDQNPESKYQVLDRFCIDLTERARSEKLDPVIGRDAEIRRVIQVLSRRTKNNPVLIGEPGVGKTAIVEGLAQRIHRRDVPEGLKDKRILMLDLGQLVAGTKFRGEFEDRLKAVLKEINSSDGEIILFIDEMHTLVGAGSAEGSMDASNMLKPALARGELHCVGATTLSEYKKHIEKDAALERRFQPVMVGEPTVEDTISILRGLKGKYEVHHGVRIQDAAILAAVRLSHRYIADRFLPDKAIDLIDEAASSLRMQIDSMPAEIDTYQRKITQLEIEREALKKESDSESNRRLKQIGEEIDTLKKSCTVMQDQWKQEKKIIEEKRGLQEKIQQTRQEAENAEREGRLESAAELKYGSLPRLQGEADDLEKRLKDAQGEGKMLNEEVGEEEICAIIGRWTGIPVERMLQSEKHRLLHMESALRKTVVGQEDAVRLVSNAIRRARAGLQEPNRPIGTFLFLGPTGVGKTQLARSLAEFLFDDEQAMVRIDMSEYMEKHSVARLIGAPPGYVGYEEGGYLTEHVRRKPYSVVLFDEVEKAHPDVFNLFLQILDEGRLTDGHGKTVSFKNTVILMTSNIGGKLIQDAGLEAVELESKEGSDNKEVWEAQYEKVQEAVRLELRNHFRPEFLNRIDDIVLFRNLSREQIKEIVEVQLTDLRKRLAEKRMTLHLSDAVKGVLAEKGYDPVFGARPLKRAVQKYLQDPISMKILEEEFVDGDDISAETNGTSDKFIFKKSSSNRNNEEAHHE from the coding sequence ATGCGATTTGACCGAATGACCATAAAGCTTCAGGAAGCTCTTACAGCTTCGCAGTCCCTGGCTGAGAAAGAAAACCAGCAGGCCATTGAGTGCGAGCACCTTCTCCTGTGTCTTTTGCAGGATGTGGAAGGCATCGGCACTGCTTTGGTTAAAAAAGTGGGTGTGGAACCGGGTCGGCTGGTGAAAGAACTGGAGGCGGGACGAAACGCGTTTCCACGGGTCACGGGTTCATCGAGTCAGGTCTATGTTTCTCCTGCATTGAAGCAAGTGATCGAAAAAGGATTTGAAGAAGCCCGTCAAATGAAGGATGAATTTTTAAGTGCCGAGCATGTATTTCTCGCTGTCGCTCAAGATTCGAAGTCGAGCGCCGGAAAGATTTTTAAGTCTCTGGGTTTGTCCCGCGATGCGTTATTGCAAGCGCTGATAACCATTCGTGGAAGCCAGAGGGTCACGGATCAAAACCCGGAATCGAAATATCAGGTGCTCGACCGCTTCTGTATTGATCTGACGGAGAGGGCTCGGAGCGAAAAACTGGACCCGGTCATCGGGCGTGACGCCGAGATCCGCAGAGTGATACAGGTGCTTTCCCGCCGGACCAAGAACAATCCGGTTTTGATCGGCGAACCGGGAGTGGGTAAAACAGCCATAGTGGAGGGGCTCGCCCAGCGCATTCACCGCCGCGACGTTCCTGAAGGACTGAAGGATAAACGCATCCTCATGCTGGACCTTGGACAACTTGTCGCGGGAACCAAATTTCGCGGAGAATTCGAGGATCGTCTCAAGGCTGTTCTCAAAGAAATTAACAGCAGTGATGGAGAAATTATTCTCTTTATTGACGAGATGCACACATTGGTAGGAGCCGGGTCCGCCGAGGGGTCGATGGATGCGTCCAATATGCTCAAACCGGCTCTGGCCAGGGGCGAACTGCATTGCGTTGGCGCCACCACTCTCAGTGAATATAAGAAACATATTGAAAAGGACGCGGCCCTGGAACGCCGGTTCCAACCTGTTATGGTGGGCGAACCGACGGTAGAAGACACCATTTCGATCCTGCGCGGGTTGAAAGGCAAATATGAAGTCCATCACGGGGTGCGCATCCAGGATGCGGCGATTCTGGCGGCGGTCCGTCTTTCGCATCGTTATATTGCGGATCGATTTTTACCTGATAAAGCGATCGACCTGATTGATGAAGCGGCATCCAGTCTGCGCATGCAGATTGATTCCATGCCAGCGGAAATTGACACTTACCAGAGAAAGATCACCCAGCTGGAAATCGAGCGGGAAGCCCTCAAGAAGGAAAGTGATTCGGAATCCAATCGGAGGCTGAAACAGATCGGGGAAGAAATTGATACATTGAAGAAATCCTGCACCGTTATGCAGGATCAGTGGAAGCAGGAAAAAAAAATCATCGAAGAAAAAAGAGGCTTGCAGGAAAAGATTCAACAGACCCGGCAGGAGGCCGAAAACGCCGAGAGGGAAGGCCGGTTAGAAAGTGCGGCGGAATTGAAATACGGCAGTTTACCGCGGCTGCAAGGTGAAGCGGATGATCTGGAAAAGCGGTTAAAAGACGCCCAGGGCGAAGGAAAAATGCTCAATGAAGAGGTCGGGGAAGAAGAAATTTGCGCCATCATTGGCCGTTGGACCGGAATCCCGGTTGAACGCATGCTGCAATCGGAAAAACATCGTCTACTTCACATGGAGAGTGCTCTCAGAAAAACAGTCGTCGGGCAGGAGGATGCGGTGCGCCTGGTATCCAACGCCATCCGCAGGGCCCGCGCGGGACTTCAGGAACCCAATCGGCCCATCGGTACGTTTCTGTTTCTGGGACCCACGGGAGTGGGCAAAACCCAATTGGCCCGGTCTCTGGCTGAATTTCTGTTTGACGACGAACAGGCGATGGTGCGCATCGACATGTCCGAATACATGGAAAAACATTCCGTGGCGCGGTTGATAGGTGCGCCTCCCGGTTATGTGGGCTATGAAGAAGGCGGCTATTTGACCGAACATGTTCGCCGCAAACCGTATAGCGTGGTTTTGTTCGATGAAGTTGAGAAAGCTCATCCGGACGTATTCAATTTGTTTTTGCAAATTCTTGACGAAGGGCGGTTGACCGATGGCCACGGAAAGACGGTCAGTTTCAAAAATACTGTCATTCTCATGACATCCAACATCGGCGGGAAATTGATTCAGGATGCCGGGTTGGAAGCGGTGGAATTGGAGAGTAAGGAAGGGAGTGACAATAAAGAAGTGTGGGAAGCTCAGTATGAAAAAGTTCAGGAAGCGGTTCGGCTGGAGTTACGAAACCACTTTCGCCCTGAATTCCTGAACCGAATCGACGACATCGTTCTGTTCCGCAACCTGAGCCGCGAGCAAATCAAAGAGATCGTCGAAGTCCAGTTGACTGACCTCAGGAAACGTTTAGCGGAGAAGCGGATGACTCTGCATCTGTCCGACGCCGTCAAGGGTGTCCTTGCTGAAAAAGGTTACGATCCCGTGTTCGGGGCGCGACCTTTGAAGCGGGCGGTGCAGAAATATCTCCAGGACCCGATTTCGATGAAAATATTGGAAGAAGAATTTGTTGATGGCGATGACATCAGCGCAGAAACCAACGGCACGTCCGATAAGTTTATCTTCAAAAAATCATCCTCGAATAGGAATAATGAAGAAGCTCATCATGAATGA
- the trxB gene encoding thioredoxin-disulfide reductase, translating into MSDVKNLVIIGSGPAGHTAAIYAARANLFPFMFEGYMMGGSAGGQLTTTTDVENYPGFPEGVSGPELMQLFRKQADRFGTEMVGQDVSEVDFSQRPFRIKSDDTEVLAHSVIIATGATASRMGVPNEEKMWNNGMSACAVCDGALPMFRNQPLMVIGGGDTAVEEATYLAKFGSKVYLVHRRDELRASKIMQERAIKDPKLEILWSTVFEDALGQDYVTGARVKNVKTDEARDLEVAGIFYAIGHVPNTSVFKGQIELDEKGYINVKPGTQQTSVEGIFAAGDVHDQKYRQAITAAGTGCAAALEAERWLAEKGLG; encoded by the coding sequence ATGTCGGATGTGAAAAATTTGGTTATTATTGGTTCCGGTCCTGCAGGCCATACTGCGGCGATTTACGCGGCCAGGGCGAACCTTTTTCCCTTCATGTTTGAAGGATATATGATGGGTGGTTCCGCGGGCGGTCAGTTGACCACGACGACCGATGTCGAAAACTATCCGGGCTTTCCAGAAGGGGTCAGTGGCCCTGAATTGATGCAGCTGTTTCGCAAACAAGCCGATCGCTTTGGCACAGAAATGGTCGGGCAGGATGTCAGTGAAGTCGATTTCAGTCAACGCCCTTTCCGTATCAAATCCGATGATACGGAAGTGTTGGCGCATTCGGTGATCATTGCCACAGGCGCCACAGCCAGCAGGATGGGAGTTCCCAACGAGGAAAAAATGTGGAATAACGGCATGTCTGCCTGTGCAGTTTGTGACGGCGCATTGCCGATGTTTCGCAATCAACCCTTGATGGTCATTGGTGGCGGTGACACAGCAGTTGAAGAAGCGACCTATCTGGCAAAATTTGGATCGAAGGTTTATCTGGTGCATCGCAGGGATGAATTACGCGCTTCTAAAATAATGCAGGAACGGGCGATCAAGGACCCGAAGCTGGAAATCCTTTGGAGCACTGTTTTTGAGGATGCGCTGGGTCAGGATTACGTGACCGGCGCCCGAGTCAAAAATGTTAAAACAGATGAAGCTCGAGACTTGGAAGTTGCGGGTATTTTCTACGCCATCGGCCATGTTCCGAATACCAGCGTCTTTAAGGGGCAAATAGAGTTGGATGAAAAAGGGTATATTAATGTGAAACCCGGAACTCAGCAAACCAGTGTGGAAGGTATCTTTGCCGCCGGAGATGTTCACGACCAAAAGTACCGTCAGGCAATCACCGCCGCCGGAACCGGTTGTGCCGCCGCTCTGGAAGCCGAACGCTGGCTTGCCGAAAAAGGCCTCGGTTAA
- a CDS encoding SUMF1/EgtB/PvdO family nonheme iron enzyme, producing MKRTISALLIAIFILNCGQFLFAEPLNGAGVQIDTGEFVMGDTYCLEEQDNADWCRDEVPHKVQLDSYLIDKYEVTNADYSKCFAVGACGPHPLHEDRPKEFDGPKQPVVFVTWEDANSYCQWKGGRLPTEAEWERAAQGKELGGAHFGKKYRLGSPRGVGELSPNSKGLYDMLGNVNEWTQDWYGPFDTAGVSVNPKGPASGKDKVIRGGSWNSLSHYLRVSDRVARSPELRYSDVGFRCVFSLSGKG from the coding sequence ATGAAAAGAACAATCTCAGCGCTGTTGATTGCCATCTTCATCCTGAACTGCGGACAATTCCTTTTTGCCGAGCCTCTAAATGGAGCTGGCGTGCAGATTGATACCGGGGAATTTGTGATGGGCGATACCTATTGCCTTGAGGAACAAGATAATGCGGATTGGTGCAGAGACGAAGTTCCTCACAAGGTGCAGTTGGATTCTTACCTCATCGACAAATACGAAGTGACAAACGCTGATTATAGCAAGTGTTTTGCAGTCGGTGCGTGTGGGCCGCACCCTCTGCACGAAGACAGGCCGAAAGAATTTGATGGACCCAAACAACCTGTGGTTTTTGTTACCTGGGAAGATGCCAACAGCTATTGCCAATGGAAGGGCGGCAGACTTCCTACTGAAGCGGAATGGGAACGGGCCGCGCAGGGCAAGGAACTGGGGGGTGCCCACTTCGGCAAAAAATACAGACTGGGTTCGCCCAGGGGTGTTGGAGAACTTTCACCCAACTCTAAAGGGTTATACGATATGCTGGGCAATGTTAATGAATGGACGCAGGATTGGTACGGCCCATTCGATACAGCAGGAGTTTCTGTTAACCCCAAAGGCCCGGCATCAGGAAAAGATAAAGTAATCCGTGGGGGATCGTGGAATTCTCTCAGTCATTATTTAAGAGTGTCCGACCGGGTGGCCCGGTCTCCCGAATTGCGCTACAGCGATGTCGGATTTCGTTGTGTTTTTTCTCTATCGGGGAAAGGTTGA
- the thrC gene encoding threonine synthase → MGFRAWFQCINGCSGQYELTEVIYRCPDCGELLEVQHDMDQLKQRSGEEWKELFIRRYRTNEWPYGSSVWGKKELVCPSVDNENIVSTYEGGTNLFWAERLGKQWGLKDLWVKQCGMAHTGSFKDLGMTVLVSMVKQMMANGKRIRAVACASTGDTSAALAAYCAVAGIPAIVFLPKNKVSLTQLIQPITHGVLTLSLDTDFDGCMKLVQKICAEDDIYLANSMNSLRIEGQKTISFELVQQSNWEVPDFVVVPGGNLGNVSAIGKGFQMLHDLGIINKLPRLVCAQAERADPLYRSYKKGFESFKSIRAKKTLASAIQIGDPVSVKKAIRTLQAFDGIVEEATEAELANAAGKANRTGLFCCPHTAVALAVTEKLAKRGVFKPTDRVVVISTANGLKFTDFLYKYHMNQLRGIESEYPFSAVELPADYNQVKDTILKSIESSK, encoded by the coding sequence ATGGGATTTCGCGCATGGTTCCAGTGCATCAACGGGTGCTCCGGGCAATACGAGCTGACTGAAGTCATTTATCGCTGCCCCGATTGCGGGGAACTGCTGGAGGTCCAGCACGACATGGATCAGCTCAAACAGCGTTCCGGCGAGGAGTGGAAAGAACTGTTTATCCGGCGTTACCGGACCAATGAGTGGCCTTATGGAAGTTCCGTGTGGGGCAAAAAGGAATTGGTATGCCCCAGTGTAGACAATGAAAATATTGTGTCCACCTATGAAGGGGGAACGAACCTTTTCTGGGCTGAAAGGTTGGGCAAACAATGGGGGTTGAAAGACCTTTGGGTTAAACAATGTGGAATGGCTCATACGGGTTCTTTTAAAGATCTTGGCATGACGGTCCTGGTCTCCATGGTCAAACAAATGATGGCCAATGGGAAAAGAATCCGCGCCGTGGCTTGCGCTTCCACTGGCGATACGTCAGCGGCATTAGCCGCTTATTGTGCGGTTGCGGGAATCCCTGCCATCGTGTTTCTTCCCAAAAACAAAGTTTCGCTCACCCAGTTGATTCAACCGATCACCCACGGCGTTTTGACCCTTTCGCTAGATACCGACTTCGATGGATGCATGAAACTCGTCCAGAAAATCTGTGCGGAAGACGATATTTATCTGGCCAACTCGATGAACTCACTAAGAATCGAAGGGCAGAAAACTATTAGTTTTGAACTGGTTCAGCAATCGAACTGGGAAGTTCCCGATTTTGTAGTGGTTCCCGGCGGCAACCTGGGAAATGTCAGCGCCATAGGCAAAGGGTTTCAGATGCTACACGATCTGGGAATCATCAATAAATTACCGAGATTAGTTTGTGCCCAGGCCGAACGCGCCGATCCGCTTTATCGTTCATATAAAAAGGGGTTTGAATCATTCAAATCCATTCGCGCTAAAAAAACACTGGCTTCTGCCATTCAGATCGGTGACCCGGTCAGCGTGAAAAAAGCCATACGGACCCTGCAGGCGTTTGACGGGATTGTCGAGGAAGCGACGGAAGCCGAGCTGGCTAATGCTGCGGGAAAGGCCAATCGTACCGGGTTGTTTTGTTGTCCGCATACGGCGGTGGCATTGGCGGTCACGGAAAAGCTGGCCAAGCGTGGCGTTTTCAAACCGACAGACCGGGTGGTTGTTATTTCAACGGCCAATGGACTGAAGTTCACCGATTTCCTTTACAAATATCATATGAACCAGTTGCGGGGAATCGAGTCAGAATACCCATTTTCGGCAGTTGAACTTCCAGCAGACTATAATCAAGTAAAAGATACGATTTTGAAAAGTATCGAGTCCTCAAAGTAG
- a CDS encoding homoserine dehydrogenase produces MKNVKLGLIGFGTIGAGVVKILSSNADVIQKRLGASVQIAKIADLDITTDRGVPVESGVLTTDVDDILNDPEIEIVIELIGGYEPARSFLLKAIENGKYVVTANKALLAKHGDEIFSAVDQKGLSIGFEAAVGGAIPIIRSIREAFAANKISAIEGIVNGTANYILSKMSDEDCDFQTALKEAQEKGYAEADPTFDVEGIDSAHKIAILTRLAYGVPIDVDGITVQGISSITQEDIECAREFGYRIKLLAISKYDGKALDVRVHPAMIPVDHPMANVNGVLNAIRVCDDLMEENILVGHGAGSLPTGAAVVGDVVEIIRNSLVGVGTRVPSQSFQKSHVKPLPLKSIDEIEAEYFLRFRVKDIPGVLSKISGILGDHSISIASMIQRGRDDDGKGVPLVMMVHRSNEKNIQDALMEIDRLDVVCEKSNLIRVEN; encoded by the coding sequence ATGAAGAACGTTAAATTAGGATTGATTGGGTTTGGCACCATAGGCGCCGGTGTGGTAAAAATTCTGTCTTCCAACGCGGATGTTATTCAAAAAAGATTGGGCGCTTCGGTTCAAATCGCTAAAATAGCAGACTTGGATATCACGACCGATCGTGGGGTTCCCGTGGAAAGCGGTGTGCTGACCACCGATGTGGACGATATCCTCAACGATCCGGAAATTGAGATCGTTATCGAGTTGATCGGTGGCTATGAACCGGCAAGGTCTTTTCTCCTCAAAGCCATTGAAAACGGCAAGTATGTGGTCACCGCCAACAAAGCCCTGTTGGCAAAGCATGGAGACGAAATTTTCTCAGCCGTGGATCAAAAAGGATTGAGCATCGGATTTGAGGCTGCGGTAGGCGGAGCGATCCCGATCATCCGTTCCATCCGTGAGGCTTTTGCGGCCAATAAAATTAGCGCTATTGAGGGAATCGTCAATGGAACGGCGAATTATATTCTCAGTAAGATGTCCGATGAGGATTGTGATTTTCAAACGGCCTTGAAAGAAGCTCAGGAAAAGGGTTATGCTGAAGCAGACCCGACGTTCGATGTGGAAGGAATCGATTCGGCTCATAAAATTGCCATATTGACTCGATTGGCCTATGGTGTGCCCATCGACGTGGACGGAATCACCGTTCAGGGAATTTCCAGCATCACTCAAGAAGATATTGAGTGTGCCAGGGAATTTGGCTATCGAATCAAACTGCTGGCTATTTCTAAATATGACGGGAAGGCTCTCGATGTCCGCGTGCATCCTGCAATGATCCCGGTGGACCATCCGATGGCAAATGTTAATGGGGTTCTAAATGCGATCCGCGTTTGTGATGATTTGATGGAAGAGAATATTCTAGTCGGGCATGGAGCCGGATCGTTGCCCACGGGAGCCGCAGTGGTGGGGGATGTCGTGGAAATTATCCGCAATTCCCTGGTGGGTGTCGGAACACGTGTTCCTTCCCAGTCGTTTCAAAAATCGCATGTAAAGCCTCTTCCTCTCAAAAGCATTGATGAAATTGAAGCGGAATATTTTTTGCGATTTCGAGTGAAAGATATCCCCGGAGTCCTTTCAAAGATATCCGGCATACTGGGAGATCATTCCATCAGTATTGCTTCCATGATTCAAAGAGGGCGGGACGATGACGGTAAAGGGGTGCCGCTGGTCATGATGGTGCATCGCTCCAACGAGAAAAATATTCAGGACGCACTGATGGAAATTGACCGTCTGGACGTGGTCTGTGAAAAATCCAACTTGATCAGGGTCGAAAATTAA
- the alaC gene encoding alanine transaminase translates to MRNFPRINRLPPYVFSIVQELKMQARRRGEDIIDFGMGNPDMPTPRHIVDKMCEAANKPSNHRYSLSKGIYKLRLAITDWYMRNYNVELDPETEAIATIGSKEGISHLALALIGPGDSVLVPTPTYPIHTYAFILANGDVIQVPLGKDGNFFPALLETFKRTLPRPKAIIINFPHNPTTAVVEIEFFEKIVAFAQEHELIVIHDFAYADIVFDGYKAPSFLQVPGAKDVGVELFTLSKSYNMPGWRVGFVVGNKELVQALAKVKSYQDYGMFQPIQIAGIIALNGPQECVEEVRQTYLSRRNVLCEGLNRIGWHVEPPRATMFVWAEIPDAFKKMGSLEFSKLLLEKAKIAVSPGIGFGDGGDHFVRISLVENEHRIRQAIRGIKEIL, encoded by the coding sequence ATGAGAAATTTTCCAAGAATAAACAGATTACCACCCTATGTTTTTAGCATTGTCCAAGAGCTGAAAATGCAAGCCCGGCGACGCGGCGAGGATATTATTGATTTTGGCATGGGAAATCCCGACATGCCGACACCCAGGCATATTGTAGACAAGATGTGTGAAGCGGCCAATAAACCGTCCAATCATCGTTATTCATTATCAAAGGGGATCTATAAACTCCGGCTGGCGATTACCGATTGGTACATGCGAAACTATAATGTCGAATTGGACCCCGAAACGGAGGCCATAGCCACCATTGGGTCGAAGGAGGGGATTTCTCATTTAGCCCTGGCGTTGATCGGTCCAGGGGATTCCGTTCTCGTTCCGACGCCCACGTATCCCATTCACACTTATGCTTTTATCCTGGCCAACGGGGATGTTATTCAGGTTCCGTTGGGCAAGGACGGTAACTTTTTTCCTGCGTTGCTGGAAACTTTTAAGAGAACCCTGCCGCGGCCCAAAGCCATCATCATTAATTTCCCTCACAACCCGACAACGGCGGTGGTGGAAATTGAATTTTTTGAGAAGATCGTGGCTTTCGCCCAAGAACACGAATTGATCGTGATCCACGATTTCGCCTATGCGGATATAGTATTTGACGGTTACAAGGCTCCAAGTTTTTTACAGGTTCCGGGCGCCAAAGATGTGGGTGTGGAATTATTTACTTTGTCAAAAAGTTACAATATGCCGGGCTGGCGAGTGGGTTTTGTCGTGGGGAATAAAGAACTTGTTCAGGCGCTGGCCAAGGTGAAAAGTTATCAGGATTATGGCATGTTTCAACCCATCCAGATCGCAGGCATCATTGCCTTGAACGGTCCGCAGGAATGTGTTGAAGAGGTGCGCCAGACTTATTTGAGCCGCAGGAATGTGCTTTGCGAGGGGTTGAACCGGATCGGTTGGCATGTGGAGCCACCCAGGGCAACCATGTTTGTTTGGGCTGAAATTCCCGATGCCTTTAAAAAAATGGGTTCGCTGGAGTTTTCCAAACTGCTCCTTGAAAAAGCAAAAATCGCTGTTTCACCAGGTATTGGGTTCGGCGATGGGGGCGATCATTTTGTTCGTATATCGCTTGTGGAGAATGAGCATCGAATCCGTCAGGCCATTCGCGGCATTAAAGAAATATTATAA
- the uppP gene encoding undecaprenyl-diphosphatase UppP, producing MEYLQIIFLSIIQGLTEFLPISSSGHLILAPLLFEFEDQGLALDAILHLGTLMAIIIYFREDLSKLLFSLFDRKADPSIRQMAINILLASFPAGIIGLLGMDYIESHVRIPQFIAINLLVWSVVFFIADKYSAKRETQKTDIFKMSLGQVMLIGFAQALALLPGTSRSGITIAAGLFSNLSHTQAARFSFLLGTPIIMAAGLHSLVDWLSNPKEHLIYNNAQLGIGFLVSFVVGYFSIKLLLKIVAKVGLMPFIVYRAILGIFILGYFWD from the coding sequence ATGGAATATTTACAAATCATCTTTTTAAGTATCATCCAGGGCTTGACGGAGTTTTTGCCCATCTCCAGTTCGGGGCATTTAATCCTGGCTCCCCTCCTGTTTGAATTCGAAGATCAGGGTCTGGCCCTCGATGCTATTCTACATCTGGGGACTCTAATGGCCATCATTATCTATTTTCGTGAAGACCTGTCCAAGCTATTGTTCAGTTTATTTGACCGGAAAGCGGACCCTTCCATCCGACAAATGGCTATCAACATCCTTCTCGCTTCATTTCCAGCGGGAATTATCGGCCTGCTTGGCATGGACTATATCGAATCTCATGTCCGCATCCCGCAGTTTATTGCCATCAACCTTTTGGTCTGGTCGGTGGTGTTCTTTATTGCCGACAAATATTCTGCCAAACGGGAAACCCAAAAAACCGATATCTTTAAAATGTCTCTGGGACAGGTGATGCTGATCGGCTTCGCTCAAGCCCTCGCTCTTTTACCCGGAACCTCGCGGTCTGGAATCACCATCGCCGCAGGACTCTTCAGCAATCTTTCACACACACAGGCCGCCCGGTTTTCATTTCTATTGGGCACGCCCATCATCATGGCGGCGGGACTGCATTCCCTCGTTGACTGGCTATCCAACCCGAAAGAGCATCTTATTTACAATAACGCTCAATTGGGAATTGGGTTTCTGGTGAGTTTTGTCGTGGGCTATTTTTCCATCAAACTTCTTTTGAAGATCGTCGCCAAGGTCGGATTGATGCCGTTCATCGTTTACCGGGCGATTCTCGGGATTTTTATCCTGGGTTATTTTTGGGATTAA
- a CDS encoding carboxymethylenebutenolidase — protein MTTEYSESELAIINLLEKHVNAELAGDLDTTMATMSENPHLFNIPNMMGGNGYDGVRSFYKNHLVGKFFPPDVTMNRVSLTVGTNQIVEELVISFTHTTEIDWLLPDIAPTGKKVEIGVVVIAGVKDKKLTHEHIYWDQASVLVQVGLLDRTGLPVCGAESAKKLLDPSIPNRM, from the coding sequence ATGACAACCGAATATTCAGAAAGCGAGTTAGCTATCATTAATCTTCTAGAAAAACATGTAAATGCTGAACTAGCGGGTGATTTAGATACAACGATGGCAACAATGTCTGAGAACCCACACCTTTTTAATATTCCAAATATGATGGGTGGTAACGGATACGATGGGGTCAGAAGTTTTTATAAAAATCATCTTGTTGGAAAGTTCTTTCCACCCGATGTAACAATGAATCGGGTGTCACTAACAGTGGGAACCAATCAAATTGTGGAAGAGTTGGTAATTAGTTTTACACATACCACTGAAATTGATTGGTTACTTCCAGACATTGCACCAACGGGTAAAAAAGTAGAAATTGGAGTTGTTGTGATTGCTGGTGTTAAAGACAAAAAGTTGACCCATGAACACATCTACTGGGACCAGGCGAGTGTTCTTGTACAGGTTGGTTTACTTGACCGTACGGGTCTGCCTGTATGTGGTGCGGAGAGCGCTAAGAAATTACTTGATCCATCTATACCAAACAGAATGTAG